Proteins encoded in a region of the Triticum dicoccoides isolate Atlit2015 ecotype Zavitan chromosome 3A, WEW_v2.0, whole genome shotgun sequence genome:
- the LOC119267637 gene encoding mitochondrial arginine transporter BAC2-like → MEFWPEFLASSGGHEFVAGGVGGMAGVLAGHPLDTLRIRLQQPPRPVSPGITAARVVRPPSAVALLRGILRAEGPSALYRGMAAPLASVAFQNAMVFQVYAILSRSLDRRMSTSEPPSYTSVALAGVGTGALQTLILSPVELVKIRLQLEAAGRKRQGPVDMARDIMRREGLRGIYRGLTVTALRDAPSHGVYFWTYEYARERLHPGCRSTGQESLATMLVSGGLAGVASWVCCYPLDVVKSRLQAQTQTHPPSPRYRGVVDCFRKSVREEGLPVLWRGLGTAVARAFVVNGAIFSAYELALRFLVRNNGRQTLVMEEMKCHDH, encoded by the exons ATGGAGTTCTGGCCCGAGTTCTTGGCGAGCAGCGGCGGGCATGAGTTCGTGGCGGGGGGCGTCGGCGGCATGGCCGGCGTGCTGGCGGGCCACCCACTGGACACGCTCCGCATCCGCCTGCAGCAGCCGCCGCGGCCCGTGAGCCCCGGGATCACCGCCGCGCGGGTGGTGCGCCCGCCCTCCGCCGTCGCGCTACTGCGCGGCATCCTCCGCGCCGAGGGCCCctccgcgctctaccgcggcatggCCGCGCCCCTCGCCTCCGTCGCCTTCCAG AATGCAATGGTCTTCCAAGTCTACGCGATCCTCTCGCGGTCGCTGGATCGACGGATGTCCACCTCCGAGCCCCCCTCCTACACAAGCGTGGCACTCGCCGGCGTGGGCACGGGAGCGCTGCAGACGCTGATCCTGTCCCCCGTGGAGCTCGTCAAGATCAGGCTGCAgctggaggcggcggggcggaAGCGCCAGGGGCCGGTGGACATGGCCCGGGACATCATGCGGAGGGAGGGCCTGCGCGGCATATACCGCGGGCTCACGGTCACCGCGCTCCGGGACGCGCCGTCGCACGGCGTCTACTTCTGGACGTACGAGTACGCGCGGGAGCGGCTGCACCCGGGCTGCCGGAGCACGGGGCAGGAGAGCCTCGCCACCATGCTCGTGTCCGGCGGCCTCGCGGGCGTCGCCAGCTGGGTCTGCTGCTATCCGCTGGACGTGGTGAAGTCGCGGCTGCAGGCGCAGACGCAGACGCACCCGCCCTCGCCGAGGTACCGCggcgtcgtcgactgcttccgGAAGAGCGTGAGGGAGGAGGGGCTCCCGGTGCTGTGGCGCGGCCTCGGCACGGCCGTGGCGCGGGCGTTCGTCGTCAACGGCGCCATCTTCTCGGCCTACGAGCTGGCCCTGCGCTTCTTGGTGCGCAACAACGGCCGCCAGACGCTGGTGATGGAGGAGATGAAGTGCCATGATCACTGA